GTTTATTCACAAAAGCTCCGACCTTCCTTGTGAACGTGTTGAGGGACTCCACTGGGTCAGAGGGAGAGACACTCCTTCCCTCACCACTCTGCAACAGGCCGTCTTCATCGCCACTGTTAAGACAACGGCATGGGAATCCGTTTCTAAATACTTCCACGCACTTAAACAGTTCACTGAATTAAATTTAAGAAAGCTACCTGCTGCTCGGTGTGTTCGGAGGGTTTTCTACTGTCAGATGGACATCTGCTCCATGAGGAGGCTGAGCAGGAACCAGAACGATCCCTCCTTCTTTCCCTGCTTGTAAACCCTAAAGGGGAAAATATTACTGAATAGAAGCCAAAGGAGTCAAATACACATCCCTGAGGTCCATGACTTTTGCAATATCTCTGAAATACTTCAATTATGTGCTAGCCTTTCCATCTGGGCATGAAGCTACTCCATAAAGAATATATACCTCACCACGCCCCTTTAATACTGTTAGAGGTGGAAGTTAAATGAGGGAACTGGTGTCTCACCTGGTACGTATTGAACTCGGCAGGTCCCCCTGTAGGTCCAGGCTGGTAGGATAACTTGGATGCATAGAGCTGAGGAgacaaaaaacaggaaataataaCTAAGAAGCCAATGCTGTAATTCTCCTGTGAGTGCTGAAGTGATGTGAAAAGGTGTGGGTCAAGCATTATGAGTCAACTATGTTGCTATAAGGGAGTGAAGAAGAACATGCTTTGAACCACAACAAACTAAAGTTACAGAGATGCAAACTCTGCTCTGAACTAACTGCAAGGATTCAAGAGGTCAAGCGATGGAGAAAGTTCTGATGAACACAAAGGTCAGGTCTGGTGGGTGAGGTTCAGCGtttctcacacaaacacaccatcaAAACACCAGTATAGACTCACATTGTGAGTGACAAGTCCTGGAGCCAATGGGAGCTGAAGACTGTCCAGCGGGAGTGGCTTGGACAGTTTGGAAGGGGACGGACTCAGTGTGCAGACACACTGAGACcaggcaacacacacacacacacataaaaatgaaataaaagacgAGAGAACAGAGTGAAATGATAATCAGGAGTGGGAATCGGCAGAAGACAAAGAGACAGCGTGGACGAGTGGGGGAGAGTGTTCTTACCTGAGAGGGAGGGGAGGTGGAGAAGGAGGTGGTGCAGACCTCCTGTGAGTCCTGGACTGAAGCAAATGCTCCTCCATCTTCCTCATCCAGGGCTCTGAATGCACACAGAAAGGTTGGAGTTTCATTTTAGGATTGGAAGCTGGAGGATCTTTATTCCCCCATTCTTAAACAGCAAAGAAACTGAAGTTTTATGTGGAtagctcaaaaaaaaaaaaaaaaggtgtgcaAATGTGGCTTTCCAAAGTTACCTGTAGTTGCAGGGCTGCCCCATGTTGATGGGACGCTGATTGCCGCAGGGAGCATCCACAAAGTGATCCACAATGATTCCCATGATCGGAGCCGACCTTTCAAACTGCCTGCAGAGGAAATCCGGTCATCATCTGAGCTGCTGAGCTGTGAAGGATAAACTCAGCAGTGCAAGGGTGCTGGTTACCTGTTGGACATGAATGCCAGGTTGGTGCGGTAGGCACATGACAGCGTAACCGTGCCAACTGGAGTGCCGACAACACCGACACGCACCGTCTGAAAACCTTCAGCAAAAACGAAAAATAACCCgtgactttaaaaaataaataaaatccggtTTACACATTCTCAGGGTTCCTCCATATTTATTAGGAAGTTACTCTGATATTTCTACAGAGGTTAAGGTTTAAATAAAGACTGcaaaaaaccacaaactgtaagGATGGACAGCAGACTATCAGACGAATACatggatggacaaacaaaagaacaaaaagatggatacagaaatacattttgcattgtgtTATCTGCTGCATTAACATAGCCAAACAGCATTCAGAGGCCTGATATCAGTCAGCCAGCCTCCAATGGTGCTTTCAGACCATCACACAAAGTAGAGCCAAAGTTACCTTCTCCTAATCCACCCAGCTGGACTTCACCAAAGTAGATTCTACACAGGAGACAGCATGCAGATGAATATATTTACTTAATAAAGCTGTATTCAAAGAGCACTGGCGGCACAGATCAGAACACCTGTATAATATGACGTAGTCGTGCCCCTGCTTTCTGGACAGCTTATAGGCAGGAGTTACTCTGGTGATGGCCAGCAGAGATTTCAGAAGGACCGACAGCCGGTTATAGACGGTGTAGGACACCTTAATGTCCTTATCGCACCTGCAGCAGAGCCAGACAGCACAGAGGTTAAATGTAAAACAGCAGCTTAGCTGGATCTGAAATAGAAGCCCAACAATCAGGCGGCgaatcattttgtttcttctatGCAGCATTGCATAGGCTTAAAACTGCCTCCAGCATTGACTAACTGCTCCTTTTCTAAGAAATTCCTCAACAAAACCATCACCCTGACTTACTTCTCATTCATCTCCAGGCACCAAGTTTCTAACTCCATAGAGTCACCCTGAGAGATGAAGATGGAGACAAAAAAAGATCAGTGTAGCAACGACAGCTCTCTTTGATTATGAGGaactatttaaaacaaagtgACCCAATGAGTTctacctctgaggtcttcagggAGATCTCCACACACATTGACCGGCCGATGCCCGGAAGCTGGCCGGCCAGTGCCTTCTTGGCCTCATGAGTGACCTCTGGGATATCTTTGATAGCCAGATTAAACTGAGAAGAATGTTAAAGGTCAGCAAGTTAGAAATGTGTAAAGAAAGAAGCAAATGCTAAGTGTTGGTGTCAGTTTTACCCAGTCTGAGCCGGTGGGTGATGAAGACGAGCGAGTGCAGATCTTCTCCCCGAGGCGAGCTTGGACAATCACCTGAACAGTCTACAGATATAGAGAGTGGAATAAACAAACGGTGGCAACAAATCCTTATGTAAAACTGTTGTTCTCATTCAGATTAAGATAACTATTATACACGAGTAATGgtaggatggagcaggagatggatgGTCTGTAGGGTTCTGCTCTGGTATGTTGGgatgaagaaagagctgagtcGAAGTGCAACAGGTTTGATTTTCCAATCCGTTGATGTTCCTACCATCACATGTGGTCAAGAGATATGCATCATGATGGAACAAGAAGATCCTGGTTGCAGGCGgatgaaattagcttcctcccaGGGTTGGCTGGGCTCAGCCTTACAGATGAGGCGAGGAGCACCATCATCTGGGACGCTGCTGCTCAGAACCCAGAGGAAACAGCTGAGGTGGTTCATGGATCTTATCAGGATGCTTCCTAGACTCCTCCCATTCAAAGATTTTCTAGGCATGCCCCACTGAGAGGAGAACTGAGCAAGAACTGCCTGGAGGGATTATACATCCTATTTGGGTTCCTCAAAAGGGCTGGAGAATGTTGCTGAAGAGACGGTTGTGAGGGTATCCCTTCAGGATCAGAgtgggagggatggagggaaagGTTGAGTGAGATGAATTAAAAGGGTGGGGGGGATGGGTGAATGGATAAAAATGTCAAAGACTTGTCAAAGTCCTTCTGCAGGACACCTTAAATGAGAAAGCCTACTACAGCTTCTGATTCCCCCTTCAAAAACCTTCAGTAACAAGCAGGAAAACGGCAACACAAACATAAGCCTTTGGCAAGTCTCACCTTCAAGGCAAAAAACTTGATGAACTTGTCCAAGTCTTTCTTATCCTGTGGACTCAGGTCACTGTCCATGTTTTCACAACCCTGCAATCACAGGAGACACAACCTATTAGGAGAACAATGTTTGAAAATTATTCATTTGAAAGAAATctatcatttatttatgttaaaggATTACAAGATTTTTATGAAGAATTTGCAAAGGACGTAATAATGCAATCGATCTTGATACATATACACAAAGAGCTTTACAGAACTCAGTGAAAACAGTGGCAAAACAAGAAAAGTATGATATacattataataaaaacaagatCAAGTATTCCAaacttaattaaatattaataataaagaaGCAAATAACTTACTTAAAATGTTGACAAACCTACTAAAATTCTAAATgttaaaaggtaaataaatgCACAGCTAAAGCTAGTAAAAAGGAGTATTATCCTTATACTTCACCTAATAAATGTCCAAAAGTTACAAGTAAATATGTAGGTAAATACACGCATAGATAAAGATAGTGGAATATTTCCACCATCTCTGCTATCACCTTATCTTCAATCAAACATATGGATAACAgttattaacaaaataactaAATTAGGGGCAACAATTTTgctttttgcaataaaaataaagcctCAAAACTTTTTTAACTACTTAAAAACCTACATACCAGCGCACAGTTTGACCTACATAAATAATTTAGACACATTAATTTAAtgtatttctaaatgaaatgaatGCAGAGAGAGTATGTTTGACGTTTGACTTAACGGCAGCATCTACTGTTTATAACAGCTGTTTTTAAACCTTACACTAGTTCTAGAAAACAAACGGGGCCTCATCGCTTATTAATGATTAACCTGATTAAAAACGGGGGTCATTCATTGTAAAAAAAGACACTGACGGCAACATTTTATCATCCACAGCGtttgttataaaaaataaataaataaataaagacataacGGCTGCTTTTCTGGAATAAATATGAATTGTTTGTCTGACAGAACAGTGACTCACTGCTACACCAACGTTAGCATGTGGCTAATGCTAGCTGATCGGGTAAATAACGAGGAATTTAAAGCGCATTAAAAACAGTGAAACTTACATTAGCTGCTTCTTTAGCGACGGGCGTTCAGTATAACACACATAAGCTTAAACACATGACATAAAACGTGTTTCTATAAACATTCATAGGCCATTTTCGGGTATACACAACGTCAGCAGCTGCTGTGCTACTTTTCTGTTTATCTTCTCCATGTCGACGTGTTTATGTAGCAGCAGTCTCCCACTCGCACTTTCCcttctgttttcatttatatttattatatttattcacCTGAAAAACTGAAACATATAATTAGGCCTAATAGCACTCTAGTTACACTTTTCATGGACTaggaaatatttatatttaaaataagggATTTGTCTTGTCGAATCTGCGGTTGGATACCGCAAGCAAGGTTTCCTTCGGCTTGTTTTGGTTGGCAGATGCTGGCATATCTGAAGGTAAAATAAGTTATTAAATAATAAGCGAATAGGCTCAGAGATTGATTTGAAGCCATCTATTTTTACGGAGTCTGCAGAGTTGTTGGACGGAACATACTGAGCTGCGATTAGACCCAATGAACCGAAGCTAGCTAGAAACTGGTTAGCATT
This DNA window, taken from Girardinichthys multiradiatus isolate DD_20200921_A chromosome 24, DD_fGirMul_XY1, whole genome shotgun sequence, encodes the following:
- the atg13 gene encoding autophagy-related protein 13 isoform X2, with the translated sequence MDSDLSPQDKKDLDKFIKFFALKTVQVIVQARLGEKICTRSSSSPTGSDWFNLAIKDIPEVTHEAKKALAGQLPGIGRSMCVEISLKTSEGDSMELETWCLEMNEKCDKDIKVSYTVYNRLSVLLKSLLAITRVTPAYKLSRKQGHDYVILYRIYFGEVQLGGLGEGFQTVRVGVVGTPVGTVTLSCAYRTNLAFMSNRQFERSAPIMGIIVDHFVDAPCGNQRPINMGQPCNYRALDEEDGGAFASVQDSQEVCTTSFSTSPPSQLYASKLSYQPGPTGGPAEFNTYQGLQAGKEGGIVLVPAQPPHGADVHLTVENPPNTPSSSGDEDGLLQSGEGRSVSPSDPVESLNTFTRKVGAFVNKPSTQITAATLDLPFAAFAPRGLDSEENDPMVRPPDSPTSQSPLQASLHSQGSDGSGQQDDFVMVDFRPAFSKDDLLPMDLGTFYREFQNPPQLASLSLNTSSQSMADDLDSLPEKLRVYEKNIDEFDAFVDMLQ
- the atg13 gene encoding autophagy-related protein 13 isoform X1, giving the protein MDSDLSPQDKKDLDKFIKFFALKTVQVIVQARLGEKICTRSSSSPTGSDWFNLAIKDIPEVTHEAKKALAGQLPGIGRSMCVEISLKTSEGDSMELETWCLEMNEKCDKDIKVSYTVYNRLSVLLKSLLAITRVTPAYKLSRKQGHDYVILYRIYFGEVQLGGLGEGFQTVRVGVVGTPVGTVTLSCAYRTNLAFMSNRQFERSAPIMGIIVDHFVDAPCGNQRPINMGQPCNYRALDEEDGGAFASVQDSQEVCTTSFSTSPPSQCVCTLSPSPSKLSKPLPLDSLQLPLAPGLVTHNLYASKLSYQPGPTGGPAEFNTYQGLQAGKEGGIVLVPAQPPHGADVHLTVENPPNTPSSSGDEDGLLQSGEGRSVSPSDPVESLNTFTRKVGAFVNKPSTQITAATLDLPFAAFAPRGLDSEENDPMVRPPDSPTSQSPLQASLHSQGSDGSGQQDDFVMVDFRPAFSKDDLLPMDLGTFYREFQNPPQLASLSLNTSSQSMADDLDSLPEKLRVYEKNIDEFDAFVDMLQ